The proteins below are encoded in one region of Ursus arctos isolate Adak ecotype North America unplaced genomic scaffold, UrsArc2.0 scaffold_24, whole genome shotgun sequence:
- the ENDOV gene encoding endonuclease V isoform X1 yields MAREAAEWPLEETLSLWKREQARLKALVVDRDTEAWQRDAAFLGLQRVGGVDVSFVKGDSVSACASLVVLSYPELEVVYEDCCMVSLTAPYVSGFLAFREVPFLVDAVRRLREKEPRLVPQVLLVDGNGVLHHRGFGVACHLGVLTDLPCIGVAKKLLQVDGLENNARHKEKIRLLRAGGDSFPLIGGSGTVLGMALKSHDHSSKPLYVSVGHKISLEAAVRLTQGCCRFRVPEPVRQADIRSRDYIRRTLGVPGPPAPGQERSQKVQRPKVCPKEGSEEPGGEGRPPEAHS; encoded by the exons ATGGCCCGGGAGGCGGCGGAGTGGCCGCTAGAGGAGACTCTGTCGCTCTGGAAACG GGAGCAAGCTCGGCTGAAGGCCCTCGTCGTAGACCGGGACACGGAGGCGTGGCAGCGGGACGCCGCCTTCTTGGGGCTGCAGAGGGTCGGGGGCGTGGACGTGTCCTTTGTGAAGGGCGACAGTGTCAGCGCTTGTGCCTCGCTGGTGGTGCTCAGCTACCCTGAGCTCGAG GTGGTGTATGAGGACTGCTGCATGGTTAGCCTGACGGCTCCCTACGTGTCGGGCTTCCTGGCCTTCCGAGAGGTGCCCTTCCTGGTGGATGCAGTGCGGCGGCTGCGGGAGAAGGAGCCCCGCCTCGTGCCCCAG GTCCTCCTTGTGGATGGAAATGGGGTTCTCCACCACCGAG GCTTCGGAGTGGCCTGCCACCTCGGCGTCCTCACAGACTTGCCCTGCATTGGGGTGGCCAAAAAGCTCCTGCAGGTGGACGGGCTAGAGAACAACGCCCGGCACAAGGAGAAG ATACGACTTCTGCGGGCTGGAGGAGACTCATTTCCTCTGATAGGAGGCTCTGGGACTGTCCTGGGCATG GCCCTGAAGAGCCACGACCACAGCAGCAAGCCCCTCTATGTCTCCGTGGGCCACAAGATAAGCCTGGAGGCTGCCGTGCGCCTGACCCAAGGCTGCTGCAGGTTCCGGGTTCCGGAGCCCGTGCGCCAG GCTGACATCCGCTCTCGAGACTACATCCGCAGGACCCTGGGAGTCCCCGGGCCCCCCGCACCAGGGCAGGAGAG GAGCCAGAAGGTACAGAGGCCAAAGGTGTGCCCCAAGGAAGGTTCGGAAGAGCCCGGGGGTGAGGGCAGGCCCCCTGAGGCCCATAGCTGA
- the ENDOV gene encoding endonuclease V isoform X2, producing the protein MAREAAEWPLEETLSLWKREQARLKALVVDRDTEAWQRDAAFLGLQRVGGVDVSFVKGDSVSACASLVVLSYPELEVLLVDGNGVLHHRGFGVACHLGVLTDLPCIGVAKKLLQVDGLENNARHKEKIRLLRAGGDSFPLIGGSGTVLGMALKSHDHSSKPLYVSVGHKISLEAAVRLTQGCCRFRVPEPVRQADIRSRDYIRRTLGVPGPPAPGQERSQKVQRPKVCPKEGSEEPGGEGRPPEAHS; encoded by the exons ATGGCCCGGGAGGCGGCGGAGTGGCCGCTAGAGGAGACTCTGTCGCTCTGGAAACG GGAGCAAGCTCGGCTGAAGGCCCTCGTCGTAGACCGGGACACGGAGGCGTGGCAGCGGGACGCCGCCTTCTTGGGGCTGCAGAGGGTCGGGGGCGTGGACGTGTCCTTTGTGAAGGGCGACAGTGTCAGCGCTTGTGCCTCGCTGGTGGTGCTCAGCTACCCTGAGCTCGAG GTCCTCCTTGTGGATGGAAATGGGGTTCTCCACCACCGAG GCTTCGGAGTGGCCTGCCACCTCGGCGTCCTCACAGACTTGCCCTGCATTGGGGTGGCCAAAAAGCTCCTGCAGGTGGACGGGCTAGAGAACAACGCCCGGCACAAGGAGAAG ATACGACTTCTGCGGGCTGGAGGAGACTCATTTCCTCTGATAGGAGGCTCTGGGACTGTCCTGGGCATG GCCCTGAAGAGCCACGACCACAGCAGCAAGCCCCTCTATGTCTCCGTGGGCCACAAGATAAGCCTGGAGGCTGCCGTGCGCCTGACCCAAGGCTGCTGCAGGTTCCGGGTTCCGGAGCCCGTGCGCCAG GCTGACATCCGCTCTCGAGACTACATCCGCAGGACCCTGGGAGTCCCCGGGCCCCCCGCACCAGGGCAGGAGAG GAGCCAGAAGGTACAGAGGCCAAAGGTGTGCCCCAAGGAAGGTTCGGAAGAGCCCGGGGGTGAGGGCAGGCCCCCTGAGGCCCATAGCTGA